DNA sequence from the Cucurbita pepo subsp. pepo cultivar mu-cu-16 chromosome LG06, ASM280686v2, whole genome shotgun sequence genome:
AATATCTGGGATTGAAACAGGGCGAAGCTGATCACTATCTGAAAGTGAATTGCTATTGCTATGGATCCAGGGATATATTGTCCATTCACCAACCTTCTGAGTACTAAAATTCAAGAAAGCcatttcaatataaatatctGAAAGTGAATTGCTCGGATTTAGCAATAACATGGTGCATGCACAAAGGTAAATGGTTTTTGACATAAAAGTTTTCTTACTGATTAAGAATAAAACTCGAGCATATCATCATGTAGTATGAGAACTCGTTCCCCTGACTTATAAAACCTGTTTTGTAATTGAGCAATGCTATGGTCAATTTTCTATACGATCAGATACTAATTAGAAAATTCACGTACATACCTAAACATGAAATCTCTAGAGCCAATCGTCCAAGTCCAGCTCCAGGGACTAAACAAGCAGGAGGACTGATGAACATAATGCCCCAGGTTCAGATTATTTAATCTGTTGACCATAATTGAATCAAAAAAAGCATTCAGCATACCTCTCATTTTTTCGATCTGGAAAAAGGGAATGTAGTTCTTCAAGGATAGGCTTATAACACTGATCACGCTCTTTTTGACCCTACATCAGAATAGAGAAGATAGCGgattaatatttgtttacacAATGAAGTCTTCAAAGATAATCAAAACATACCTCAGCAGCCCAATCCCTGACTATATTCCTTATAATACAACGGACCtgagcaagaaagaaaaatgactgATCAATTTCACATTTGATGACGATAAACTAATGTGCTTCAAATAAGAAAACTAGGAGGTGTTGAAACAAAATTCTCAAGTTCATGTCCTCTGTTCTCGTAAAggatgtaaaaaataaataaactttcatGGAACTAGCTCCTATGAATGAACCTTATCAACATCAACCAATGGAACATTCATCTGTAGAGACGGCTCCAGCCACTCATGAGATGATGAACAGTCCTGCATCACATCAAAATGCAAGTTATGTAGAAGGAATCACAATGTCATTTTTTGTCAGTATTCATCCAAACTATatgaaatcaataaaattaatactaTTAGGGCAAAACATGCGTTTCTGAGTTAGACAGAGCTGACAGTTTGAAGGAGTTCATCATCATGGTAGAATACTAAATACATAATGAGATACGTACTAAGTCCATGTCAGAAGTTTTAATCAAGTCCAACAATCATATAAAGTTGTAGAATTTAGTAATGACTGAAAGAAATTACATTGCCGTTGCAATCAGAAACACAGTGTCCACTGTGTTTATCCGTGACTTCCTTCTCTTCAGGATGTTGATCATGATTCCTATGAGCAGGATCGTGATGGACTCCATTTTCCACTTCCTATCATATAAAGAGGTCAAGTTTCCTTATTTTTcagatgaaagaaagaagacaaAAAACATCCACTACACAAATACCCCAGcataacttttaatttgaaagaGCAATCTCCGATGCATGTTGAACGACcactaataattaatttttacaaaaataatatataaatagatCATGCAATTCATTTGAATATAAGCAGATATCCAgacaaattgatatttaaaagaaCCATTTTCACGTTGTTGCTGAACCTTGTTGATAGTTGATGCCTTAGGCGAATCAACTGCACCTTCAGGACAGCAGGTTTGTTTGGATTCTAAACAACACATTCTTCCACTTGTTGAGGTTGGCTCACAAGCACAAACATTGCTCTCCCGAGAAAATAAATGATCATTAGCATTCTTCTCTCCTCTACAACAAAATTGGTCGTCATGGGCATGATCAGGGCATGAATCATCGCAACAATCAGTGTCTTGGCTCATATCAATTGGAGGTTCAAATGCCTAGCATCAATTTTAACACAGGGGAAAAGGAACAGACCACGTTACTTTAACCAATTGGAGATATAGTTCACAAGATTCAACCTTGGCATACATATTAGAATGTCGAGTAGctatctaaattttgaattttatgtcaATGATAAATTTTTCACAAATCTActagatacaaaattgaaaatttaggattttattagaaataaaattcaaatttatatagatatattataattttttaaatttgcaaACATGTCAAGGAATTATTAGACACTTgttagacatttttaaaactcaaGGACTTATTAGATGCAAAGTTGAAAGTTCAAACACCTATTAGGCATTTTTTTAAACGTTCATAGACCAAATAGACACAAATTTCAAAGTAAAAAGACTAAGCTTTTCATTTAaccaactttttttattagtattCTCTGCGAGGGTACATTacgaacaatttttttttctttttgggttttcttttagAAAGAAACCAGTTACAATCAAACATTTGACCTCTTGGTTGAGGATAAATGCCTTCACCAATCAAGCTATGCCTAGGTTGGCGGTGaaaatatataacatttctttatcatttcattgcaCTTTCAAAACTATTCAATGAAGTTGttttcaacttttgaaatttataaatgtggAAATTTAGTAGTATTCAGtcgtccttttctttttaactggGAGG
Encoded proteins:
- the LOC111796670 gene encoding carnosine N-methyltransferase-like isoform X1 — translated: MSGGRVEEDEERTRQRKLEEALEIKSLRRIVSAFFSYPEASEEDVKRYERSFNRLPPAHKALLSHFPLKFERLRRCISTNSYFIFNMLQAFEPPIDMSQDTDCCDDSCPDHAHDDQFCCRGEKNANDHLFSRESNVCACEPTSTSGRMCCLESKQTCCPEGAVDSPKASTINKEVENGVHHDPAHRNHDQHPEEKEVTDKHSGHCVSDCNGNDCSSSHEWLEPSLQMNVPLVDVDKVRCIIRNIVRDWAAEGQKERDQCYKPILEELHSLFPDRKNESPPACLVPGAGLGRLALEISCLGFISQGNEFSYYMMICSSFILNHTQKVGEWTIYPWIHSNSNSLSDSDQLRPVSIPDIHPASSAGITEGFSMCGGDFVEVYSDPSQVGLWDAVVTCFFIDTAHNIIEYIEVISRILKDGGVWINLGPLLYHFADMYGQEDEMSIEPSLEDVKRIILHYGFVFEKERTVETTYTTNPKSMMQNRYYAAFWTMRKKSTTEDPTS
- the LOC111796670 gene encoding carnosine N-methyltransferase-like isoform X2, whose protein sequence is MSGGRVEEDEERTRQRKLEEALEIKSLRRIVSAFFSYPEASEEDVKRYERSFNRLPPAHKALLSHFPLKFERLRRCISTNSYFIFNMLQAFEPPIDMSQDTDCCDDSCPDHAHDDQFCCRGEKNANDHLFSRESNVCACEPTSTSGRMCCLESKQTCCPEGAVDSPKASTINKEVENGVHHDPAHRNHDQHPEEKEVTDKHSGHCVSDCNGNDCSSSHEWLEPSLQMNVPLVDVDKVRCIIRNIVRDWAAEGQKERDQCYKPILEELHSLFPDRKNESPPACLVPGAGLGRLALEISCLGFISQGNEFSYYMMICSSFILNHTQKVGEWTIYPWIHSNSNSLSDSDQLRPVSIPDIHPASAGITEGFSMCGGDFVEVYSDPSQVGLWDAVVTCFFIDTAHNIIEYIEVISRILKDGGVWINLGPLLYHFADMYGQEDEMSIEPSLEDVKRIILHYGFVFEKERTVETTYTTNPKSMMQNRYYAAFWTMRKKSTTEDPTS